Genomic DNA from Buteo buteo chromosome 21, bButBut1.hap1.1, whole genome shotgun sequence:
gcGTCCCGGTGCAGCGCGGCGGCGGACGCTAGGACCCGGGGCGGGGTGTGGAGAAGGGGGGGCGTGGCGGCCGTCGGTGACGCGGAAGGCGCGCGCGGCGCTGACGTGTCGGtgcgggcgcggggcggcgcggggggggggatgcgggCGCTGATCCTGGTGGGCGGCTTCGGGACGCGGCTGCGGCCGCTGACCCTGAGCCGGCCGAAGCCGCTGGTGGAGTTCTGCAACAAGGcgctgctgctgcaccagctgGAGGCGCtgcggcaggtggggagggagcggggggcggggaggggggtggggggggtgtgtgtcgccccccgccgccggctgaCCCGCGCTCCCGCAGGCGGGGGTCAGCCATGTGGTGCTGGCGGTGAGCTACATGTCGGAGGCGCTGGAGGCTGCCatgagggagcaggagcagcgggtaaggacccccccccccccccccatacccctgcacccccgcttcccccccgccTGCCGCTCACCCTGTGCCCGCAGCTCGGCATCCGCATCTCCCTGTCCCACGAGAAGGAGCCGCTGGGCACAGGtagggggcgggggggggggcaggcgggACACGGAGGAGGGCCGGGgatggcggcgggggggggtcacACACCGGGATGGGGACGCTGGGAGGGGGACAGCGTGGGTAGGAGGGTGGGTGGGGATGGGTAGGGCTGGGGGACGCTGGGAGGGGGACAGCGTGGGCagcagggtgggtgggtgtggatgggcaggagtggggggggggaccaGGGACACCGGGAGGAGAGGTATGCCAGGATGGGCatgggcagggtgagggggacaggggacatcAGGACAGGCAAAGGAAGGACCGGGGACGGTGGGGCCGGGTGAGGATCCAGGAAGactgggggcttggggggggcagggacgCTGGGACGGACACGGGTGGGTCCAGGAGGACCCGTGCCCTGGGCTCACCCCATCCCTGCGGCGTCACTCACGGCCGGGCAGCGGGGCCGCTGGCGCTGGCGCGGGACCTGCTGGCCGAGGGCGGGGAGCCCTTCTTTGTCCTCAACAGCGACGTGATCTGCGAGTTCCCCTTCGCGGCGCTGGCCCGTTTCCACCGGCAGCACGGCGGCGAGGGCTCGCTGGTGGTGACCCGCGTGGAGGAGCCAGCCAAGTACGGCGTGGTGGTGAGCGAGGCCGACACCGGCCGCATCTGCCGCTTCGTGGAGAAACCGCGCGTCTTCGTGTCCAACAAGATCAACGCCGGGCTCTACATCTTCAGCCCCGGCATCCTGCAACGCATCCAGGTACGGGCCggggggctgggctgggccggGCTGGGGGTCCGGGCCCCTGGCTCAGCCCCGTGCCCCGTCCCCGCAGCTGCGCCCCACCTCCATCGAGAAGGAGATCTTCCCAGCCATGGCGCAGGACGGGCAGCTCTACGCGATGGAGTTGCAGGGTAAGGCCCCGCACAcggtgcaggcagcatggggggggggtcttgcCTGCACTGCCacccccgcggtgggggctgtcactgcagctctgtccctgcagGCTTCTGGATGGACATCGGGCAGCCAAAGGACTTCCTTACGGGCATGTGCATGTACCTGCAGGCGCTGCGGGCTCAGCACCCCGAGAAGCTGCATTCGGGGCCTGGCGTCGTGGGGAATGTGCTGGTGGTAAGTGCCAGCCCCCAGCACGCCGGCCCCGGGCACGCGTCACGGGCTCTCTGCATCCTCCCAGCGCTGTCCTCGCTGCCGTCCTCAAGCTGTGCCCTCTTGTCCCCGCGCTGGCCGAGCGGCGCGGGCCGTGCCGAGAGCTCTGGCTGCCCTCCCGGCCCCGGCGCAGCCCCTCTTCCTTCCAGGACCCCAGCGCCAAGATCGGGGCAAACTGCGTCATCGGCCCCAACGTGACGATCGGGGCCGGCGTGGTGGTGGAGGACGGGGTGCGCATCAAACGCTGCACTGTGCTGAAGGGGGCCCGCATCCGCTCCCACTCCTGGCTGGAGTCCTGCATCGTGGGGTGGAGCTGCTCCGTGGGGCAGTGGGTGAGCACGTGGG
This window encodes:
- the GMPPB gene encoding mannose-1-phosphate guanylyltransferase catalytic subunit beta encodes the protein MRALILVGGFGTRLRPLTLSRPKPLVEFCNKALLLHQLEALRQAGVSHVVLAVSYMSEALEAAMREQEQRLGIRISLSHEKEPLGTAGPLALARDLLAEGGEPFFVLNSDVICEFPFAALARFHRQHGGEGSLVVTRVEEPAKYGVVVSEADTGRICRFVEKPRVFVSNKINAGLYIFSPGILQRIQLRPTSIEKEIFPAMAQDGQLYAMELQGFWMDIGQPKDFLTGMCMYLQALRAQHPEKLHSGPGVVGNVLVDPSAKIGANCVIGPNVTIGAGVVVEDGVRIKRCTVLKGARIRSHSWLESCIVGWSCSVGQWVRMENVTVLGEDVIVNDELYLNGANVLPHKSIAESVPEPRIIM